A single genomic interval of Clostridium facile harbors:
- the pth gene encoding aminoacyl-tRNA hydrolase — protein sequence MANIFELFDKIKTGGSHSSGAVEYLIVGLGNPGERYAHTRHNVGFMAVDTIAKQFGVEIKRSKFKGLTTTCTISGKQCLLLKPTTFMNLSGESVEAAASYYNIPMEHVLVLFDDISLEPSRLRIRRKGSHGGHNGIRNIIDMTGEEDFPRIKIGVGKKPNPNYDLADWVLSSFTSKEMEGISEAIQKAVKATELIIAGEIDKAMNLYNS from the coding sequence ATGGCAAATATTTTTGAATTGTTTGATAAAATAAAAACGGGAGGGTCTCATTCCTCCGGTGCGGTGGAATACCTAATTGTAGGATTGGGAAACCCGGGAGAACGTTATGCCCATACAAGGCATAACGTAGGATTTATGGCGGTTGATACGATCGCCAAGCAGTTTGGAGTGGAAATCAAACGCTCCAAATTTAAGGGACTTACTACTACTTGTACGATTTCTGGAAAACAGTGCCTGCTGTTAAAGCCTACTACTTTTATGAATTTGAGTGGGGAGTCGGTGGAAGCGGCTGCCAGCTATTACAATATCCCTATGGAACATGTACTGGTATTATTTGATGATATTTCGCTGGAACCCTCCCGTTTACGTATCCGTAGGAAAGGAAGCCATGGTGGACACAATGGAATCCGCAATATTATTGATATGACCGGGGAAGAAGATTTTCCTAGAATCAAAATTGGAGTGGGGAAAAAGCCAAATCCCAACTATGACTTGGCGGATTGGGTATTAAGCAGTTTTACTTCCAAAGAGATGGAAGGAATTTCTGAGGCAATTCAGAAAGCGGTAAAAGCAACCGAACTAATTATAGCTGGGGAAATTGATAAAGCGATGAATTTATACAATAGTTGA